The genomic window CCAGTTCTTCACGGCTTAACTGCTCAACTTCCATTTTTAGTGCTAATAACTCTGCTTTTTCACTCATCTGACTACATTACCATATTTCTCGGCTCTGGATGAACTTTTTTTGACCTGAATCCTTACGGATTGTCGGTGCCACAAAAATATAAGTCGCCTAGTTGACGGCAATCTTTTCTTGCGCCGTCACATACTGGACAATTGCCCTTTAAGTATGTAAAATTAGACATAAGTTTTATATCTCTCTAAGTTTGGGCTTGCTGGTTGCAGTGGGCCTGAATCTTTTTTGCTCAGGCGCGTCTAAATTTTCGATTAAGTCCTTGAAAATTGGAGTCTTGCTCCAGTGATCGGGGCTGTCAAACAATTCGCCTGATTGCGCTTCTTGCCATTTGATAAATGCCCATCCGGTTTTGTATTCAAGCTTGCTAGCCAAATACCTCCAGTCGCCAAGTGATAGGGCTTTAATGTCGAATCCAGGGTTGATGCTCGGCAGTTCTCGTAGCCGGAAAACTACCCATCCTGGTTTTCGTTGGAACCGCTCTTGTTGTTCGATTAGTGAGTCGATAATTGCTTGATGTAAGCCATTAACTTCTAGGTCAACTTCACCTTCAGCCTCGTTGGCATCTAGTGACTTTGTGGGTGGGGTTCCGCCTGTGCCGATTTCAAATTCATGCTGAGCCAAGCAATTTGGACAGATGCAAAACTTGGTTTCCATCTCGTGACCGAGTGGCTTGAATACGTGACCGCAATCATCACAGTTGATGTGAAGAAAGCGCTTTGCTGATTCTTGTAGTGGAATCGGATTTAAGCTCCAGTCTCTGTCGTCATCTGGTAAGCCCAACAGTTGCCAGTTCTTCGTGTGATCTATGATGGTTGCTGAGCTTTTCTTTTCAGAAGTTCGCAGCGATCGCCCTACCATTTGCAGCCACATACTCAGCGATTTTGTGGGCCGCACAATCTGTACTGCCTCAATGCTGGGGAGGTCGAATCCTTCAGAAATAATTCCGCAGTTTGTCAACACCAAAATTTCGCCGCTGGCAAACTGCTCTAGAATCTCCTTTCGCTGTTGGCTTGGTGTTTGTCCGTCGAGATGTTCGGCCGCTATCCCTTCAGCTTTAAAAGCATCTTTATATTGGATCGAACGGGCAATGTCTACAGCAAAAATAATTGTTTTTTGACCTTCCGCCCGTCGCTGCCATTCCGTTACAACGTCGATCGGCTCGATTTGACTCGCAACTGATTCCGCGAGTTGACCAACGTTAAAATCGCCACCAGTTGATTTGACTTTGGTGGTGTTCGCTATCTTGGCGGCTTGAAATAATTTGTAACTAGACAGGTAGTTCTGGTCAATTAAATCCTTGGTTGATGGGCCGGATATCAGACTGTCAAAAAGCCATTTGAACCCCTGACCATCAATCCGGTGGGGTGTGGCGGTGCAGCCCAAGATGTAGGCTTCGGGATAGCGTGCCATCAATTGGGTGTAAGTTTTTGAGGATGCGTGGTGAGCTTCATCCACGATTACCAGCCCTGCTTCTGGGGTGTGCTTGCGCCGAATTAGAGACTGGATGCTGGCAATTTGTAGCTCGTATTGGGATTGGTACGGATAGCCAGATTTGATGATGCCCGCTGGCAGGCCGGTCACGGCCTCCAGTTTTTCTTTAGCTTGCAGCAGCAATTCTTCTTTGTGGGCGAGTACGAGCACGCCCATGCCCTTTTGTACAAATTGGCGCGCTAAGTGGGCAAAGACTACGGTTTTGCCGCCGCCGGTTGCCAGTTGTAGCATGATGCGGCGGTTGGTTTGCCAGCTACTGAAAATTTGCTCAATGAGTTCTACTTGATAGTCTCTGAGGTTGTATCTCATCAGGCGTCCTCACCGAATTCACTGGACTTCACTTTTTTGTAAGCCTGCCTGCCTGAGCTTTTTCTGTACTCTGCGCTGCTTACCACTTGCAGGTATCTTGAGGCAATTCTCTGTCCCTGGCGCTTTGGATATAGATGTAAGAATCGGCGGACTTGCGTGCGGTAGGGTTCGGGAATTTCGCTGATTTTGATGGTTGTTCGTGTCATCTGCGATCGCCTCCTCTCTTTGGCGGCATTTCTGTTGGTTGTTGCTGGGTATGGAGTACAGGAAGCATCGAGGAGGAAAAAAGTAGGAGCATGATGAGGGCTGTTTTCATAATCAGTAATGAGTCCGCAGGTGCGGACTTTGCGATCGCAGAAATTACTCAATTAATGTGGAGGGGGCGTATCGGTCGCTAAGTTGCACTGGGGGGAAATGACCGTCATCGTCATCCTCATCCTCGTCCTCAGACCCCAACTCCCAATCATCAGTCAGGATGTCAACCGCAAGATCGACTTTGGCTTGCGGACTGAGATGTTTTAGCAGGTCGATCGCAGCATTGAGGCGATCGTCATAATCATTTTTTGGAGTAATCACGCATAAATTTTCGGATTCAGGGGCGATCGTGGCGTGAGCATTCAAGCTCAGCGCCATTTTTTCGTGCCAGCCCATGCCGGAGACAAACATTGCAATTTGCAGAAGGATGTGAGAATCCTGTTGGCTAATCCGCTTCATGTCTTTGCCTAGGTCTTGGTCATCAATGTCGGGCAGTATCAGGTTTGTCATTTCTGGACTCCGGGCAATTTGTAAGTGGACTTTGAAACGAGTAGGAACGAAAATTGAGGGGTAGCCAGACCCAGAGGCTCAAATTCAGGGTCGGCTACTGTTGTTACTCACGGAGAATCTAGCGTTTAAGCCCTTGCGCTTATCCGCAAGTTTTACTATAATATGACAGATAACGAAAAAAAACAAGGAACGCCTGTAACGCCTGTGTGGATTCGGAAACGATCTGGTTTAACTCAAAGACAAGCTTCTGATCTAATAGGAGTAAGGGAATCTACTATTAGCGAGTGGGAGCGTGGTGTTTCTTCCCCAAGTGTCCTTTTGTTGCCTAAAATTATGAATACTTACCAATGCACGGCAGATGAGGTTATTAAAGCTTTTGAGAATCTTCACAAGCAAAAGCAGCAACAAGCTCAGCTTGTTGCTAGTAATTAAACTGTTATTGTAAATTTTTGGTTTTGGTAGTAAAACTGGTGGTTTTATGTTGGTGTAACGACTGCTAGTTTTACTTGTCTGAGTTCTGTAGGCGCTTTTCAGCATCTTTTTGGTAAGATGCTAATTTGTATTTTTTGAACAAGTTGACCGCTTGCTGGAAGTCAGTCTTAGCTTTTTCTTTCTGTCCTATTCTTTCATGAGCATCGCCACGGTTTAGGTGTGCTATGGCGTCATTCGGTGGAAGGATACCAATCTTAATCGTGCTGTCAAAACAGTTGATTGCCTGCTCAAACTGCCCCAGTCTTGCGTAGCTACTACCAATCTTGAAGTTAGATTCTGCTGATTTCTGCAAGAGCGTTTGATTCTC from Microcoleus sp. bin38.metabat.b11b12b14.051 includes these protein-coding regions:
- a CDS encoding DEAD/DEAH box helicase, which translates into the protein MRYNLRDYQVELIEQIFSSWQTNRRIMLQLATGGGKTVVFAHLARQFVQKGMGVLVLAHKEELLLQAKEKLEAVTGLPAGIIKSGYPYQSQYELQIASIQSLIRRKHTPEAGLVIVDEAHHASSKTYTQLMARYPEAYILGCTATPHRIDGQGFKWLFDSLISGPSTKDLIDQNYLSSYKLFQAAKIANTTKVKSTGGDFNVGQLAESVASQIEPIDVVTEWQRRAEGQKTIIFAVDIARSIQYKDAFKAEGIAAEHLDGQTPSQQRKEILEQFASGEILVLTNCGIISEGFDLPSIEAVQIVRPTKSLSMWLQMVGRSLRTSEKKSSATIIDHTKNWQLLGLPDDDRDWSLNPIPLQESAKRFLHINCDDCGHVFKPLGHEMETKFCICPNCLAQHEFEIGTGGTPPTKSLDANEAEGEVDLEVNGLHQAIIDSLIEQQERFQRKPGWVVFRLRELPSINPGFDIKALSLGDWRYLASKLEYKTGWAFIKWQEAQSGELFDSPDHWSKTPIFKDLIENLDAPEQKRFRPTATSKPKLREI
- a CDS encoding helix-turn-helix transcriptional regulator — its product is MTDNEKKQGTPVTPVWIRKRSGLTQRQASDLIGVRESTISEWERGVSSPSVLLLPKIMNTYQCTADEVIKAFENLHKQKQQQAQLVASN